In Granulicella mallensis MP5ACTX8, the sequence TGCTGCACCCGGTTGCTCCCGCGGGTTTCATGGACAAGCTCAAGATGCTGCCGATGCTGGCAGAGGTTGGAGGGTTCTTTCCGAAGCGGATCGAGGCCAAGAATGCGCCGTGCAAGGAAGTCATTCTGCGGGGTGCGGATGTTGATGTTCTGAAGTTTCCGGTGCTGCAGACCTGGCCGCAGGATGGTGGGCGATTTATTACGCTGCCCTGTGTCGTTACGCGTGATCCCAAGTCAGGGAAGCGCAACGTCGGCATGTATCGCATGCAGGTCTATGACGGAAAGACCACGGGCATGCACTGGCAGCGCCAGAAGGTTGCCGCGGAGCACTTTCGCGAGCGCATGCGTGGGGCGACCCAGGATGCTGCGGGCGCTGTCGATGTCATGGCTCTGACTGCAGGTGGAACGACGGCGGCCGTCGATACCAGCAGTGTTCCTCAGACCGTGCTGACGAAGATTCGCGGCGAGCGGATGGAGGTGGCGGTAGCCATCGGCACCGATCCGGCGACGACGTTTTCTGCGATTGTGCCTGCACCCCCTGAGGTAGAGGAGTACCTGATCGCGGGCTTCCTGCGCCAGAAGGCTTTGGAGATTGTGAAGTGCGAGACGGTCGATCTCGAGGTTCCGGCGACGGCGGAGATCGTGCTCGAAGGCTATGTCGAGTTGGGTGAATTGCGTACCGAAGGGCCGTTCGGCGACCACACAGGTTTTTACACGATGCAGGATGAGTACCCGGTCTTTCACATCACCTGCATCACGCATCGCAAGGACCCGATCTATGCGGCGACGGTGGTGGGCAAGCCTCCGATGGAGGACGCGTGGATGGGCAAGGCCGTAGAGCGCATCTTCCTGCCGCTGATGAAGCTGACGCTGCCGGAGATCGTCGATGTGAACCTGCCGGCGGAGGGGGTGTTCCACAACCTGATGATCGTGAGTATCCGCAAGAGCTATGCGGGACAGGCGCGCAAGGTGATGAACGGCATCTGGGCGATGGGGCAGGCGATGTTCACCAAGTGCGTGATCGTCGTCGACGAAGACTGCGATGTGCAGGACGTAGCCGAGGTGACTCTGCGGGTGACGAACAACATCGATCCGGAGCGTGACATCCAGTTCACGCTGGGACCGGTGGACTCGCTGGACCACGCGTCGCGGCTGCCGAACTTCGGCAGCAAGATGGGGATCGACGCGACGCGGAAGTGGGCTGCGGAAGGGTTTACGCGTCCCTGGCCGCAGATGCTGACGATGCCGGCAGAGGTGAAGTCGAAGGTGGATCGCATCTGCAAGGGGCTGGGGATTGAGTAAAGAATTCAAGAAACCGGGGATTGAATGCGAATTCGCGTATGCGGAGTGGTTCTTGGTTGTTTAGTCTTTGCAGGGAGCATATCCGCTCAACAAACAGGCGCATTCAGCAGGAAGAACACGTGGACTGTTTTCGCGGAGTACTCCAATACCTCAAGCCATATCGTTGCGGGCGCGGCGCGGCAGAGAAAACTTGCCGATCTGGGCTTTGCGTATACGCGGCGTGTTGTGCGATTTTGGGGAACCGACCTGAGCTATCAAGCTGAACTGCGTCCGGTGATGTTTGAAAGCGATCCTTTACAGATCAACAGGTACCAGTTCACCCCTTCGGGAATCAGTTTGCCATCTCCGGCCTCTGAGATTCAGACCGCTACGGTGGTATCTCCATGCCAACCTGGTTCTGGGAAGAGTATTTTCCCAGGCGGGACAGAGACCTATAACACTACTTGCGGCCGGCAATGGACCTTTGGAGAGGGCTTTTCTCCGGTGGGCTTTAAATACTCGATGAGGACGCGGCACAAAATACAGCCGTTTCTCATCGGAACGCTCGGGTACATGTATACGAGCCGACCGGTGCCTGTTTCCGATGCGGAGTCCTTCAACTTCCTCATCGATGTGGGGGCGGGTGTAGAGGTTTTTCGTTCGAAGACGAAGTCGATTGCGGTGGAATGTCGTGTGCATCACTTTTCCAATTGGGACACGGCTCAAGACAATCCTGGAACGGATAACGTGATGTACAAAGTGTCTTACAGCTTCGGAAAATAGTGTGGACGGTATACTTTCCAAGGCACTAGTACGCTGATTTTGATTGTAGGAGACAGGGTTTGTCGAAGGCAGAGATTGGAATTATCGGTGGCAGCGGTTTGTATGGCATGGCAGGACTTACGGAAGTACGCGAAGAACGTGTCGAGACACCGTTCGGAGACCCCAGCGACCCATTTGTCCTTGGTAAGCTCGAAGGCCGCAACGTTGCCTTTCTGGCACGGCATGGCAAGGGCCATCGCATTCTGCCAAGTGAGCTGAACTTCAAGGCCAACATCTACGCGATGAAGAAGCTGGGTGTGACGAGCATCCTGAGCGTGAGCGCGGTAGGCAGCCTGAAAGAAGAGCACAAGCCTACGGACTTTGTGATTCCCGATCAGTTCATCGACCGTACGTTCGACCGCACGGCGACGTTCTTTGGCAATGGGGTTGTAGGCCATGTGGGCTTTGGCGACCCGATATGCCCGATCGTGAGCGATGTGTTCGTGAAGGCTTGCGAAGAGGTAGGCGTCGTCGGCAAGAAGGGCGGCACGTATGTGTGCATGGAAGGGCCGCAGTTCTCGACACGCGCGGAGTCTAACCTGTATCGCTCGTGGGGTGCGGATATCATCGGCATGACCAACCTGCAGGAGGCGAAGCTCGCCCGCGAGGCTGAGATTAGCTATGCGACTCTGGCGATGGTGACGGACTACGATTGCTGGCGCGAAGGCCACGACGATGTGACCATCGAGCAGGTGATTGCAGTGATGCATCAGAACTCCGGCAACGGGCAGAAGGTCGTGAAGGCTGCCGTGCGATTGATGCCCTCGGATCTGAGCGCAAGTCCCGCACAGACGGCAGCGAAGTTCGCGATCATGACCGATAAGGCGGTTATTCCGGCGGAGACGAAGGCGAAGCTGGATGTGCTGTTTGGGAAGTATTGGTAGCCCTGCGGGCTTTGGGAATTTGAACAGCTAAGAGCCATGAGGGATTGAGCGAAGAGGGATACTTTTCGCTGGGATTGCATGGTGATTTGAGGGAGAAGATTTGGCGATTCTAGTTGTAGGTTCGGTGGCGTTCGATTCTCTGGAGACGCCCAGCGGCAAGCGCGAGCGGGTACTGGGCGGTGCGGCGACGCACTTTGCCTTGGCGGCAAGTTTCTTTACCGATGTGCGTGTCGTCGGCGTGGTGGGGGAAGACTTTCTTCCTGCGCACGAGGCGGTGTTGACGTCCAAGGGCGTGGATACGACGGGCATCGAGCGCGCTCCAGGTTTGAGCTTTCACTGGACGGGCAGTTATGTGAAGGACCTGAATGCAGCGGATACGCTGGCGACGGACCTGAATGTATTTGCGGAGTTCTCGCCGAAGATTCCGACGAGCTACGAGGATTCGGACTATCTCTTTCTCGCGAACATCGATCCTGTGCTGCAGGCACAGGTGCGGTCGCAGATGCCCCGTGTGAAGATGGTGGCGGGCGACACGATGAACTACTGGATCGGAGCCCATCGCGAGAATCTGTTGAAGGTGCTGCGCGAGCTGGATGTCCTGCTGATCAATGATGGCGAAGCTCGGATGCTGAGCGGAGAGTCGAATGGGCTGCGTGCGGCCGAGAAGATCATGGAGCTGGGGCCGAAGTCGTTGATCGTAAAGCATGGAGAGTATGGCGCAACCGCCTACTTCAGCGCTCGGAGCTTTGGTGATGGCGTAGCGCGGCGGCCCTTCCGTTCGCCGACGATGCCGCTGGGCGAGGTGATGGATCCGACCGGCGCAGGCGACTCGTTTGCGGGCGGGTTCTACGGTTATATCGCTTCGCAGAAGACGTTGACGCCGGAGGTATTTCGCACGGCGATGTTCTATGGCAGCGTCATGGGTTCATTCGCCGTGGAGCAGTTCGGTACGGAGCGTCTGCAGAAGACGACAAAAGCTGAGATCGAAGAGCGCTTCGCGCACTTGAAGGAGATATCTCACCTGTGAAGAGAGCCCGTCGAGAGCCGTTTGCAAGGAAGATAGAGCGGCGGCGATTTTGGCTGGAACAGGCGCCCGGATATAACCCCGAGGCGGTGCAGCCGGTCGTTCGCGGGGAGACGTATGCCCTGTTTACGACGGGAATCATCTTGGGTTTCTTCGCGCTGATGGTTTGCTATGCGAAGGGCTATCTGCTGCTCTATGGCGATGCTGTCGCGCACCTGGGAATTGCGCGGCGGATCGTAGACGCGCGCTATCCGGGCCTGGCGCAGTTGGGCGGTGTTTGGCTGCCGTTGCCGCATCTGCTGATGCTGCCGTTCATCGGCAAGATGTCGATGTGGCAGAGCGGCATGGCTGCGGTGCCGATGTCGGTCCTGAGCTATGCGGCCAGCGTTGCGGGCATGTGGCGGCTGGGCCGCCGGATGCTGCGTCCGCGCTGGGCGCTGGTGGCAACGGCGTTCTACGCCCTCAATCCGAACCTGCTGTACCTTGCTACGACCGCGATGACCGAGACGGTGTTTCTTGGGCTGCTGGTGTGGACCGTCGTGGTAACGATGGAGGGTATCGCGGCTTTGCGTGCGGGGCAGGTGGGGGTGGCTCGCATCCGCATGGTGGTGGCAGGACTGCTGATCCTGGGGCAGGTGTTTACACGCTACGATGGCTGGATCGTTGGCTCAGCCGTATGGTGCTGGTTTGCGGTTGCGGTCTGGCGCAGCGAGGAATCGCTTCGGCAGCGTGTGATGCCGGTGTTCCTGGTCTTTACTGCAATGTGCGTTGCGGGGCCGCTGGCCTGGTTCTGGTACAACCATCACTTCGAGCATGACTGGCTAGACTTCCTGCGTGGGCCGTACTCGGCGAAACAGATTGAACGCAGGACCG encodes:
- a CDS encoding UbiD family decarboxylase — translated: MGYESLRDWLKALDRAGELTRVKAEVSPILEMAELADRASKSGKGTAKAGGPALLFENVTGYKGTQVLMNQFGSERRMKMALEVDHLDDIAKRIETLLHPVAPAGFMDKLKMLPMLAEVGGFFPKRIEAKNAPCKEVILRGADVDVLKFPVLQTWPQDGGRFITLPCVVTRDPKSGKRNVGMYRMQVYDGKTTGMHWQRQKVAAEHFRERMRGATQDAAGAVDVMALTAGGTTAAVDTSSVPQTVLTKIRGERMEVAVAIGTDPATTFSAIVPAPPEVEEYLIAGFLRQKALEIVKCETVDLEVPATAEIVLEGYVELGELRTEGPFGDHTGFYTMQDEYPVFHITCITHRKDPIYAATVVGKPPMEDAWMGKAVERIFLPLMKLTLPEIVDVNLPAEGVFHNLMIVSIRKSYAGQARKVMNGIWAMGQAMFTKCVIVVDEDCDVQDVAEVTLRVTNNIDPERDIQFTLGPVDSLDHASRLPNFGSKMGIDATRKWAAEGFTRPWPQMLTMPAEVKSKVDRICKGLGIE
- a CDS encoding acyloxyacyl hydrolase, which gives rise to MRIRVCGVVLGCLVFAGSISAQQTGAFSRKNTWTVFAEYSNTSSHIVAGAARQRKLADLGFAYTRRVVRFWGTDLSYQAELRPVMFESDPLQINRYQFTPSGISLPSPASEIQTATVVSPCQPGSGKSIFPGGTETYNTTCGRQWTFGEGFSPVGFKYSMRTRHKIQPFLIGTLGYMYTSRPVPVSDAESFNFLIDVGAGVEVFRSKTKSIAVECRVHHFSNWDTAQDNPGTDNVMYKVSYSFGK
- the mtnP gene encoding S-methyl-5'-thioadenosine phosphorylase, producing MSKAEIGIIGGSGLYGMAGLTEVREERVETPFGDPSDPFVLGKLEGRNVAFLARHGKGHRILPSELNFKANIYAMKKLGVTSILSVSAVGSLKEEHKPTDFVIPDQFIDRTFDRTATFFGNGVVGHVGFGDPICPIVSDVFVKACEEVGVVGKKGGTYVCMEGPQFSTRAESNLYRSWGADIIGMTNLQEAKLAREAEISYATLAMVTDYDCWREGHDDVTIEQVIAVMHQNSGNGQKVVKAAVRLMPSDLSASPAQTAAKFAIMTDKAVIPAETKAKLDVLFGKYW
- a CDS encoding PfkB family carbohydrate kinase, with translation MAILVVGSVAFDSLETPSGKRERVLGGAATHFALAASFFTDVRVVGVVGEDFLPAHEAVLTSKGVDTTGIERAPGLSFHWTGSYVKDLNAADTLATDLNVFAEFSPKIPTSYEDSDYLFLANIDPVLQAQVRSQMPRVKMVAGDTMNYWIGAHRENLLKVLRELDVLLINDGEARMLSGESNGLRAAEKIMELGPKSLIVKHGEYGATAYFSARSFGDGVARRPFRSPTMPLGEVMDPTGAGDSFAGGFYGYIASQKTLTPEVFRTAMFYGSVMGSFAVEQFGTERLQKTTKAEIEERFAHLKEISHL